One window of Nymphaea colorata isolate Beijing-Zhang1983 chromosome 1, ASM883128v2, whole genome shotgun sequence genomic DNA carries:
- the LOC116246242 gene encoding GDSL esterase/lipase At1g29670-like isoform X1, producing the protein MMAAMTLFIFILLSSSCLLHCLEENGASNITSMFVFGDSLVDNGNNIFFAVSTAKANYPPYGVDFGFPTGRFTNNKTVADVLGQLLGVPNLLPCFSNPSTKGPMILSGVNYASSASGILDSTNFSTEVITFNQQIRNFESRTLPELRSLLGKDLSSYLSRSIFAINTGGNDFACSCFDGTACYLPEFTEELLGRFTQQLKWLYGLGARKFALLSIQVSGCTPAARLTTTDGSCNETYNLASMQFNTRLNASIDRLTRDMPGSHFVFANSYKIISEMIDSPADYGLTVVDKHCCTVSGALCEKNGSVCEDRNTYLFFDGGHPTNAANLILARRMYLSDSKSDVYPFNIKHLADLSPDPDASGAGLSSEAPTMDMINELSVEGRSHPMAAIGFAFIPSINGRRSIFK; encoded by the exons ATGATGGCAGCGATGACGTTGttcatcttcatcctcctcAGCTCCTCGTGTCTTCTGCATTGCCTGGAGGAAAATGGAGCGTCCAATATCACatccatgtttgtttttggGGATTCGTTAGTTGACAATGGCAACAATATATTCTTTGCAGTATCAACAGCCAAGGCCAATTATCCGCCTTATGGCGTTGATTTTGGCTTTCCGACAGGAAGGTTCACCAATAACAAAACAGTGGCCGATGTTCTTGGACAGCTTCTGGGCGTCCCCAATTTACTTCCTTGCTTCAGTAACCCGAGCACCAAAGGGCCCATGATTCTAAGTGGAGTGAACTACGCTTCATCAGCTTCTGGCATTCTTGACTCAACCAACTTCAGT ACAGAAGTGATAACATTCAACCAACAAATAAGGAACTTTGAGTCAAGAACTCTGCCCGAACTAAGGTCCCTCCTTGGGAAGGATCTTTCATCTTATCTCTCGCGGAGTATATTTGCGATTAATACCGGCGGAAATGATTTTGCATGTAGTTGTTTTGACGGAACTGCATGCTATTTGCCGGAATTCACGGAGGAACTTCTCGGCAGGTTCACCCAGCAACTAAAG TGGCTATATGGTCTGGGAGCCCGGAAATTTGCGTTACTGTCCATCCAGGTGAGTGGCTGCACGCCGGCGGCTCGATTAACAACTACAGACGGCAGCTGCAATGAAACCTACAATTTGGCATCCATGCAATTCAACACTCGGCTCAACGCCTCAATCGATAGGCTAACCAGAGACATGCCCGGCTCCCATTTTGTTTTTGCTAACAGCTACAAAATCATCAGCGAGATGATTGATTCTCCCGCCGATTACG GACTCACGGTGGTTGACAAGCATTGTTGTACCGTATCGGGTGCGCTGTGCGAGAAGAATGGCAGTGTTTGTGAAGATAGAAACACATATCTCTTCTTTGACGGAGGCCATCCGACCAATGCAGCAAACTTGATCCTAGCGAGAAGGATGTACTTGTCGGACTCCAAGTCCGACGTCTATCCCTTCAATATCAAGCACTTAGCCGACCTCTCCCCAGACCCAGACGCAAGCGGTGCAGGTTTAAGCTCTGAAGCACCAACGATGGACATGATCAATGAATTGAGTGTGGAGGGAAGATCTCATCCCATGGCCGCAATCGGTTTTGCTTTCATCCCCTCAATAAATGGCCGTAGATCCATCTTCAAGTGA
- the LOC116246242 gene encoding GDSL esterase/lipase At1g29670-like isoform X2, with protein MLLARVYTVTHWEFHRATEVSTAKANYPPYGVDFGFPTGRFTNNKTVADVLGQLLGVPNLLPCFSNPSTKGPMILSGVNYASSASGILDSTNFSTEVITFNQQIRNFESRTLPELRSLLGKDLSSYLSRSIFAINTGGNDFACSCFDGTACYLPEFTEELLGRFTQQLKWLYGLGARKFALLSIQVSGCTPAARLTTTDGSCNETYNLASMQFNTRLNASIDRLTRDMPGSHFVFANSYKIISEMIDSPADYGLTVVDKHCCTVSGALCEKNGSVCEDRNTYLFFDGGHPTNAANLILARRMYLSDSKSDVYPFNIKHLADLSPDPDASGAGLSSEAPTMDMINELSVEGRSHPMAAIGFAFIPSINGRRSIFK; from the exons ATGCTGTTAGCCAGAGTTTACACGGTTACTCACTGGGAATTTCACCGAGCAACTGAAG TATCAACAGCCAAGGCCAATTATCCGCCTTATGGCGTTGATTTTGGCTTTCCGACAGGAAGGTTCACCAATAACAAAACAGTGGCCGATGTTCTTGGACAGCTTCTGGGCGTCCCCAATTTACTTCCTTGCTTCAGTAACCCGAGCACCAAAGGGCCCATGATTCTAAGTGGAGTGAACTACGCTTCATCAGCTTCTGGCATTCTTGACTCAACCAACTTCAGT ACAGAAGTGATAACATTCAACCAACAAATAAGGAACTTTGAGTCAAGAACTCTGCCCGAACTAAGGTCCCTCCTTGGGAAGGATCTTTCATCTTATCTCTCGCGGAGTATATTTGCGATTAATACCGGCGGAAATGATTTTGCATGTAGTTGTTTTGACGGAACTGCATGCTATTTGCCGGAATTCACGGAGGAACTTCTCGGCAGGTTCACCCAGCAACTAAAG TGGCTATATGGTCTGGGAGCCCGGAAATTTGCGTTACTGTCCATCCAGGTGAGTGGCTGCACGCCGGCGGCTCGATTAACAACTACAGACGGCAGCTGCAATGAAACCTACAATTTGGCATCCATGCAATTCAACACTCGGCTCAACGCCTCAATCGATAGGCTAACCAGAGACATGCCCGGCTCCCATTTTGTTTTTGCTAACAGCTACAAAATCATCAGCGAGATGATTGATTCTCCCGCCGATTACG GACTCACGGTGGTTGACAAGCATTGTTGTACCGTATCGGGTGCGCTGTGCGAGAAGAATGGCAGTGTTTGTGAAGATAGAAACACATATCTCTTCTTTGACGGAGGCCATCCGACCAATGCAGCAAACTTGATCCTAGCGAGAAGGATGTACTTGTCGGACTCCAAGTCCGACGTCTATCCCTTCAATATCAAGCACTTAGCCGACCTCTCCCCAGACCCAGACGCAAGCGGTGCAGGTTTAAGCTCTGAAGCACCAACGATGGACATGATCAATGAATTGAGTGTGGAGGGAAGATCTCATCCCATGGCCGCAATCGGTTTTGCTTTCATCCCCTCAATAAATGGCCGTAGATCCATCTTCAAGTGA